A stretch of Canis lupus familiaris isolate Mischka breed German Shepherd chromosome 11, alternate assembly UU_Cfam_GSD_1.0, whole genome shotgun sequence DNA encodes these proteins:
- the LOC119874008 gene encoding cytochrome c oxidase subunit NDUFA4-like: MLHQIISQVKKHQHLIPLFIFIGARGTGAALYVLHLALFNPDVSWDRKNNTEPWNKLGPNDQYKLYSVNVDYSKLKRVQTSK, translated from the coding sequence ATGTTACACCAGATCATCAGTCAGGTCAAGAAGCATCAGCACTTGATCCCCCTCTTCATATTTATTGGGGCAAGAGGTACTGGAGCAGCGCTGTATGTCTTGCACTTGGCATTGTTCAATCCAGATGTCAGTTGGGATAGGAAGAATAACACAGAACCCTGGAACAAACTGGGTCCCAATGATCAATACAAGTTATACTCAGTGAATGTAGATTATAGCAAACTGAAGAGGGTCCAGACTTCTAAATGA